ttgtgtttgtgttcagtCACCCTGATGGTCATCTCGCTGCTCTCCATCGTCTACGGAGCTCTGCGCTGCAACATCCTGGCCATCAAGATCAAGTACGACGACTACGAAGTGAACGTGCAGCCCATGGCCTACGTGTGCATCATCCTATGGCGCGGCTTTGAGATCACCACCCGCGTTTTGGTGCTGGTCCTCTTCAGCTCTGTGCTAAAGATATGGGTGCTCCCGGTGGTGGGCGTCAACTTCCtagtcttcttcttctaccCATGGATCATCTTCTGGAAGAGCCACTCGCCCTTCCCGGAGAACATTGAAAAGACGTTGTCGCGCCTGGGTACCACCGTCACGCTGTGCTTGCTCACCTTTCTGTACGCCGGCATCAACATGTTCTGCTGGTCAGTAGTGCAGGTGAAGCTGGCCGACCCGGACCTGATCAGCAAGTCTCAGAACTGGTACCGCATGGCGGTGTTCTACATGCTGCGTTTCATGGAGAACgccttgctgctgctgctgtggtaCATCAACAGGACGGACTTCTACCTCTATGTCTGGGCCCCGCTGCTGATgtccctgctgctgctggcctaCACCGCCGCTGTGTTCTTCATGCTGGTCTTCTACCAGTTCTACCACCCTTGTCGGAGTCTCTTCACCTCCAGCATGAGTCACGGCATCACCGACTGCTGCGCCCTCATCTGCGTGCCGTGCAGCTCCACCGAGGAAGGCGGCCAGCCCGGCAAGGAGCCCGGGGGGGTGGCAGCAGCTGACGACGTGCGCTGCGACATTCCCGACGACACGGCCGACGTAGGCGCGGTGAACGGCGACGTCAGCTGTGTGCCTTCGCTTTGAAAGTGCCATTCCAGTTCCTGACTATGTTTACACCTCTAACTTTTTTATCGCTCTCCCACAGGTAGGCCGCTACCTGCATCAGCGTTcctttttttacacaattatgCAGCCCTGAACAGCCGACAAAAAGATGTGCTGCATTTATAATGTTTGTATTTAGGTgtgggcaaaagtattgggataTCTGACTGTTCAGGAAGTGGACATGGAAGATGGACTTTTCCAGGTCACAGGTCGCCATCACCGATCTGGTCCAACCCAGAACGTGGGACAtccgccatcttttttttctttgttttgtacaAACATCACCATCAACAGGATGAGGACAAATTCAACCTTCCCGATTTCCCCCAAACTCAGAATCACAACCCGCTCTTAGACACTGCCTTGAAAAGCCGACATGTCGTCCTTTT
This is a stretch of genomic DNA from Doryrhamphus excisus isolate RoL2022-K1 chromosome 9, RoL_Dexc_1.0, whole genome shotgun sequence. It encodes these proteins:
- the xk gene encoding membrane transport protein XK, with protein sequence MRPPSSIIVSVCLFTAETTAAIYLSTTYTFSGDQFWLLLTLLFTLVPSFVVQLALTFIHRDLSRDKPLTLLLHILQLGPIIRCLEAFWLYGSEGRVEEPYVSITRKKQLHHRGQTEEVEHQVGQAEGKLIRHRAAFARTSVIQAFLGSAPQLSLQLYICVLERGLSVGRVTLMVISLLSIVYGALRCNILAIKIKYDDYEVNVQPMAYVCIILWRGFEITTRVLVLVLFSSVLKIWVLPVVGVNFLVFFFYPWIIFWKSHSPFPENIEKTLSRLGTTVTLCLLTFLYAGINMFCWSVVQVKLADPDLISKSQNWYRMAVFYMLRFMENALLLLLWYINRTDFYLYVWAPLLMSLLLLAYTAAVFFMLVFYQFYHPCRSLFTSSMSHGITDCCALICVPCSSTEEGGQPGKEPGGVAAADDVRCDIPDDTADVGAVNGDVSCVPSL